A window of the Trichoderma asperellum chromosome 6, complete sequence genome harbors these coding sequences:
- a CDS encoding uncharacterized protein (TransMembrane:1 (o349-368i)~EggNog:ENOG41), with the protein MPYATPPGGAPRRAKPPLRIITRRASEPSATLLQILRQPASDARNISSASGPASFMSRWTTNAVARMDIQNSGGHSAHAPTPEQKEIDRVLYLRRISQARSCYPCRQRKVKCDHGQPCRTCQKRGHPEICSYTVGTPEKRRGRRAKRATADGATPQGASASASANRAESEQHQGKERPSRDDSPQSEVSSNQTTPAAPLATATELASTVAAAPCSRAPQANCYRTMRREHYQGDSSVLAMLHGSADSPAVEMRRKAGPVLGLHNTLEFYPFMKLKTIQERWAALLKLIPQKQEVLRYFPSHGATIYPLNPVLIDPDDLESAYCDYLSALEAGELKDPNVFSPKWVCKAYISRIALLLAALATSAHYSVMQSPRRRSEHCRDYIQRAFDCLRLANYVLHPSLDVVQTLLIIGTVLQDVGQSDGAWVMLGTTVRVAQALGLHTLTEAQLQEDKGKKKQALWDMICKQDCLLSLCHGRPHIATRQSLATNNLLYRSDDALGFSDMMCGIVSVCMGLLNLEQPSCEASLKLLTELDGYQSRALPYLEDRNSCRNIQQRYENLTIQIQLSFTASVIARPALTRTVATTNEEINNLQILKRRAKESLMSTAKSFIEFQSLSIIPIRTWSLIHAVLSATIMLCLWEETRNDTESRDVMQRVMEIFSRAAQADDETGMMSDNNPWLSMSHTRALVALQSALQNAPALTSPAATTSTPSSLPEQHLAEKMPPQHYALPRMQDAGAPPLDPTMDGPMSYNFTSMLIDGFVHFWHGFRMDLD; encoded by the exons ATGCCTTATGCGACCCCCCCGGGCGGTGCGCCGAGACGGGCTAAGCCGCCGCTGCGGATCATCACGCGCCGAGCATCCGAGCCATCCGCCACGCTGCTCCAGATCCTTCGCCAGCCTGCCTCGGACGCTCGGAACATAAGCAGCGCCTCGGGTCCTGCCAGCTTCATGTCCCGCTGGACGACCAACGCAGTCGCGAGAATGGATATCCAGAACAGCGGCGGCCACAGCGCGCATGCGCCGACGCCAGAGCAGAAGGAAATCGACAGAGTGCTGTACCTGCGCCGCATTTCGCAGGCCAGATCGTGCTATCCGTGCCGCCAGCGCAAGGTGAAATGCGACCACGGCCAGCCGTGCCGGACGTGCCAGAAGCGAGGCCATCCCGAGATATGCTCGTACACCGTGGGCACGCCCGAGAAGAGGCGCGGGAGGCGCGCGAAAAGGGCCACCGCAGACGGCGCAACGCCTCAGggcgcttctgcttctgcttctgcaaaCAGGGCAGAGTCTGAGCAGCACCAGGGAAAGGAGCGACCATCGCGGGACGACAGTCCCCAGTCCGAGGTCTCATCGAATCAGACGACGCCGGCGGCTCCTCTGGCTACGGCAACTGAGCTGGCTTCAACAGTGGCCGCGGCGCCGTGCTCTCGTGCACCGCAGGCAAACTGCTATCGGACTATGAGACGGGAGCATTATCAAGGGGACAGTTCTGTTCTTGCAATGTTACATGGCTCGGCCGATTCGCCCGCTGTGGAGATGAGAAGGAAGGCCGGGCCCGTTCTTGGCTTACACAACACGCTGGAGTTTTATCCCTTTATGAAGCTCAAGACGATACAGGAACGCTGGGCTGCGCTGTTGAAGCTCATTCCGCAGAAACAGGAAGTTTTGAG ATATTTCCCCTCGCATGGCGCCACAATTTATCCTCTGAATCCTGTTTTGATAGATCCTGATGACTTGGAGTCTGCCTATTGCGATTACCTGTCGGCCTTGGAGGCCGGTGAGCTCAAGGACCCCAATGTCTTTTCTCCTAAATGGGTCTGCAAGGCGTACATCTCACGGATTGCTCTACTGCTGGCTGCACTTGCCACCAGCGCTCACTATTCGGTAATGCAGTCTCCGAGGAGGCGTTCTGAGCATTGCCGAGATTACA TACAACGCGCATTTGATTGCCTACGTCTTGCCAATTATGTCTTGCATCCATCACTAGATGTGGTTCAGACCCTGCTCATTATTGGCACTGTTCTACAAGATGTTGGACAGTCAGACGGCGCTTGGGTCATGTTGGGCACCACAGTTCGGGTAGCGCAGGCTCTGGGGCTGCACACTCTGACGGAAGCTCAGCTTCAAGAAGataaagggaagaagaaacaggctCTTTGGGATATGATATGTAAGCAGGACTGTTTGCTCAGTCTGTGCCATGGCCGGCCACACATTGCGACTAGGCAATCATTGGCAACGAATAATCTGCTCTACCGTTCCGACGACGCATTGGGCTTCTCGGATATGATGTGCGGCATTGTTTCTGTGTGCATGGGCCTCCTGAACTTGGAACAGCCAAGCTGCGAAGCGTCGTTGAAGCTGCTGACCGAACTGGACGGATATCAATCCCGAGCCTTGCCTTATCTGGAGGACCGAAACAGCTGCAGAAATATCCAGCAGCGGTACGAAAACCTCACTATACAAATTCAGCTCTCATTCACAGCATCAGTCATTGCTCGGCCAGCATTGACCAGGACTGTGGCGACAACCAACGAAGAGATTAACAATTTGCAAATTCTCAAGCGCCGAGCCAAGGAAAGCTTGATGAGCACGGCAAAGTCATTTATCGAGTTTCAGTCACTAAGCATCATACCCATCCGCACATGGTCTTTGATCCACGCGGTCCTGAGTGCGACGATTATGCTTTGTTTGTGGGAAGAGACGCGAAACGATACAGAGAGTCGAGATGTGATGCAGCGCGTGATGGAAATCTTTTCGCGAGCAGCCCAGGCGGACGACGAGACCGGCATGATGTCAGACAACAACCCTTGGCTATCTATGAGCCATACGCGAGCACTGGTGGCACTTCAGAGCGCCCTCCAAAACGCCCCTGCCTTGACCAGccctgcagcaacaacatcaaCACCGTCATCGCTGCCCGAACAACATCTAGCGGAGAAGATGCCACCCCAGCATTATGCCTTGCCGAGAATGCAAGATGCAGGAGCTCCTCCGCTAGATCCGACCATGGATGGCCCGATGAGCTATAATTTTACGTCGATGCTGATTGACGGGTTTGTTCACTTTTGGCATGGGTTTAGGATGGATCTGGACTGA
- the FDC1_2 gene encoding Ferulic acid decarboxylase 1, producing MSPQRDPNDPEPAHLSFRSFINALREDGDLADIDSPIDPNLQAAAITRLVCETDDKAPLFHNIIGAKDGLWRILGAPGGIRKTPGHQYSRLARHVALPPTASLHDIMDKMLSATHIPPIEPEILSTGPCKENSIDGPDIDLWKLPLPQIHQSDGGKYVQTFGVHILQSPDGTWTNWSISRAMVSSKNKLVSLAANPQHIRLIHDQWAKEGKKEIPWALAFGVPPTAAMAASMPLPEGISDPGYVGAMCGEPIKMVKCDTNDILVPANSEIVFEGTFSVEETASEGPFGEMHGYTFPGKSIIGNVHTINKITYRNNAILPISSCGRMTDETHTMLGVLAAARIRQVCQDAGLPIIQASCPWFAHATWTVLKVDTTKLRALKTTGKEFAKKVGDLVFNVKPGFAMHRLILVGEDIDIYNDKDVLWAYTTRCRPNLDEVFFEEVLGFRLIPFMGYGNGDPIKGGKVVSDALLPVEYTTGQNWETCNFKNAYPKSVQDQVLKDWESFGFAKLQE from the exons ATGTCTCCCCAGAGAGACCCCAATGACCCCGAGCCCGCTCACCTGAGCTTCCGGTCCTTCATCAACGCCCTCCGCGAAGACGGCGATCTCGCAGACATCGACTCTCCCATCGACCCCAACCTccaggccgccgccatcacCCGCCTCGTCTGCGAGACCGACGACAAGGCGCCGCTCTTCCACAACATCATCGGGGCCAAGGATGGCCTCTGGCGCATTCTTGGAGCCCCCGGCGGCATCCGCAAGACCCCCGGGCACCAGTACAGCCGTCTGGCACGGCACGTAGCCCTTCCTCCCACCGCCAGCCTGCACGACATCATGGACAAGATGCTGTCCGCAACTCACATCCCGCCCATTGAGCCCGAGATCCTCTCCACCGGCCCTTGCAAGGAGAACTCCATCGACGGACCCGACATCGACCTGTGGAAGCTCCCCCTGCCGCAGATTCACCAGTCTGACGGCGGAAAGTATGTCCAGACTTTTGGTGTACACATCCTGCAGTCCCCCGACGGCACCTGGACCAACTGGTCCATCTCAAGAGCCATGGTGTCCAGCAAGAACAAGCTGGTCAGTCTCGCTGCCAACCCGCAGCACATCAGACTCATCCACGACCAGTGGGCcaaggagggcaagaaggAGATCCCCTGGGCATTGGCATTTGGTGTTCCTCCAACCGCTGCCATGGCGGCCTCCATGCCCCTCCCCGAGGGCATCAGCGATCCTGGATACGTCGGCGCCATGTGCGGCGAGCCCATCAAGATGGTCAAGTGTGATACCAACGACATCCTGGTCCCGGCCAACTCGGAGATTGTCTTTGAGGGCACATTCTCTGTCGAAGAGACAGCTTCTGAGGGCCCCTTTGGCGAGATGCACGGCTATACTTTCCCAGGAAAGAGCATCATTGGCAACGTCCACACCATCAACAAGATCACCTACCGCAACAACGCAATCCTGCCCATCTCTTCATGTGGCCGCATGACCGACGAGACT CACACCATGCTCGGAGTCCTCGCCGCTGCTCGAATCCGCCAGGTCTGCCAGGACGCCGGCCTCCCCATCATCCAGGCCTCCTGCCCCTGGTTCGCCCACGCCACCTGGACCGTCCTCAAGGTCGACACCACCAAGCTCCGCGCCCTCAAGACAACCGGAAAGGAGTTCGCCAAGAAGGTCGGCGACCTCGTCTTCAACGTCAAGCCCGGCTTCGCCATGCACCGTCTCATCCTCGTAGGTGAGGACATTGACATTTACAACGACAAGGACGTCCTGTGGGCTTACACCACTCGCTGCCGTCCCAACCTGGATGAGGTCTTCTTCGAGGAGGTTCTCGGATTCAGGCTTATTCCCTTCATGGGCTATGGAAACGGTGACCCCATCAAGGGCGGCAAGGTTGTGAGCGAtgcgctgctgccggtggAATACACAACCGGTCAGAACTGGGAGACTTGCAACTTCAAGAACGCCTACCCGAAGAGCGTCCAGGACCAGGTGCTGAAGGACTGGGAATCATTCGGATTCGCCAAGTTGCAAGAGTAA